One segment of Haliotis asinina isolate JCU_RB_2024 chromosome 12, JCU_Hal_asi_v2, whole genome shotgun sequence DNA contains the following:
- the LOC137258141 gene encoding ubiquitin-conjugating enzyme E2 25-like — MDGDSLSKEFQEWKTTNNSHLDLVDIDIKLRRLNFQQQNTDTRFYVDVTADDSPTKWHLWSESESVLVQLQPSIESVTSGKVMSLSDILTSCCKDIEQTKRDQNDEVEEEGDDDDNDDDDDDDGDDDYYNESEGFMEDIQEAINPGNHEDSDVDPDDEPGFFGPMNTATSTAIQRLKRDLKNILKVGPQYGIVANPRGDNLFMWDVKLTDVPTDSRLGKDLQQYSTKYKQEPVVTLEMQFPQDYPYTPPFIRVIRPRFKFLTGHVTIGGSICMEMLTKSGWVPSNDIESILVQVRAEIMSDPNASLDSTRPNEAYTEREARDAFNRMVSRYGWNK; from the exons ATGGATGGTGATTCTTTAAGCAAAGAGTTTCAGGAGTGGAAAACAACGAACAACTCCCACCTCGATCTGGTTGATATTGACATTAAACTGAGGAGACTAAATTTTCAACAACAGAATACAGATACAAGATTTTATGTTGATGTCACAGCTGACGACAGTCCGACGAAATGG CATTTGTGGAGTGAGAGCGAGTCAGTCTTGGTGCAGCTTCAGCCAAGTATAGAGTCAGTGACAAGCGGCAAAGTGATGTCACTGTCTGATATCCTGACCAGCTGTTGTAAAGACATAGAGCAG ACTAAGAGAGACCAAAATGATGAAGTAGAGGAGGAGGGAGACGacgacgacaatgatgatgatgatgatgatgatggtgatgatgattactATAATGAGTCTGAAGGTTTCATGGAAGACATTCAGGAGGCAATCAACCCTGGTAATCACGAGGACAG TGATGTGGATCCAGACGATGAACCAGGATTCTTTGGCCCAATGAACACAGCAACAAGCACTGCCATACAGAGATTGAAAAGGG ATTTAAAGAATATTCTCAAAGTTGGCCCACAGTATGGCATTGTAGCAAAcccaaggggagacaacttgttTATGTGG GACGTAAAGCTGACTGATGTCCCGACTGACAGTCGCCTTGGCAAGGATCTCCAGCAGTACTCCACCAAGTACAAGCAGGAG CCGGTTGTGACACTGGAGATGCAGTTTCCTCAGGACTATCCCTACACGCCACCATTCATCAGAGTCATCAGACCACGGTTCAAGTTCCTGACAG GTCATGTGACAATAGGAGGCAGTATTTGCATGGAGATGCTGACTAAGTCGGGCTGGGTTCCATCTAATGACATTGAG AGCATCTTGGTTCAAGTGAGAGCGGAGATCATGTCCGATCCGAATGCCAGTCTTGACAGCACCAGACCTAATGAAGCCTACACAGAACGGGAAGCCCGCGATGCTTTCAACAGAATGGTCAGCAGGTATGGCTGGAACAAATGA